The Phormidium ambiguum IAM M-71 genome contains the following window.
ATTATCGAACAATATTAAATCTAAATCTAAAATTCTTGGCCCCCACCGTTCTTGACGCACCCGCCCAAATTTAGCTTCAATTGCTAATAGCGTTTCCAGCAACTCTTGGGGACTCATCTCTAGTTTGAGCAAAGCGCACCCATTCAGGTAATCTGGTTGTGGTGGCCCTACAGGTGCAGTCCGATAGAAACTAGACTGGGCTAATAAACTAATTCCTGGGGTTTGGTCAAGGATTTTCAGGCTAGATTCCAGAATAGCGCGAGAGTCGCCTAGATTACTGCCTAGTGCGATCGCACTTTGTCCAGATTTCCCCATAAAATCAAAATTCCCTAACCGAATTATCATAAATTAATTCTTTGGAATGAGCCTTTTAGCGAACTAAGTAGCGTTAATTAATCATAAGGGGATTTCCGGCGCTACAGACCTAAACCAAAGTACCGTGCTACATTTCCTTGATAATTAGCTGTACTTTATAGGTTAAAAATGTTCCCATAGAGTAAAAGTAGTTTTGCGAAGTTTCCCAGCTTCCCTATCAAGCCGGAACGCTTCCTAGCTAATATAACCAAGGTTGGAATAGTTGAGATCAGAATCATGGAAACTAAGGAACCGCAAGAGCAAAAAACTCCCACTGTAGAAGTCACCGTCGATCAAGGAGGCCCGATTATCACCAATACACCTGGTAGCACATCCGCCAGCCAGGTGCAAGAGTATTGGGATATTTTCGTCTCCTACTTGGCTAAACTGCCAGATTATCTGGGCGATTTCTTCAGCACCTACCAAAAACCCTTAATTACTGTTGGTTTGATTGTAGGTGCTTTTGTCACAGTTAAAGTCACTCTAGCTGTACTCGATGCACTAGATGATATTCCTCTACTCTCGCCTTTCTTTGAGTTAGTTGGTATTGGCTACTCCGGTTGGTTTGTGTATCGGTATTTACTCCGCGCCTCAAATCGTAAGGAGTTAGCTGATGAAATCAATGGCTTGAAAAATCAAGTAGTCGGCGGGAATAAAACTCCAAAACTTTAATTAACAATTAATCACTTTTGGAGTTTTCTTAAAGTCTAAAGCAAAAGCGTCCGGGATTTCTCGGACGTTTTTGCTTTATCCTACTTATATAGGCAATCGCTTCACCCTGTACCTTTGGTTACTGACAGAAATAATTGCGCCTGCTTCTAAGTCTTCTTGACATTGGCTTAAAACTTCAGCTAACCGTTCATTAATCGCCTGATAATTTTCATTTCCCAACCTAAACAAAATCACACTGGGTAATACTTCCCCACTTACAGCTAAAAGTTCAGCAAAATCTAAATCTACTGTTAATAAAATTCGTCCCTCAGCACGAGCTTTAATCAAAATCTCATCATCGGGTAGCCTTTGTAATCCTTCATCCCGTAGGTGTACAATGTCATAGCCAGTACTACGCAACCAAGCAACTGTGCGTAGTGAAATTCCCATATCTGCTAAAAACTTCATTAGACTTTTTCAGCTGTGGTAAAAGTATAAACTCGTTCTTGAGTTAACCATGCTGCATAAAGCAACGATTGTCGAATATCCTCTGGTTCTAAATCTGGGTATTCTTCTAAAATTTCCTCAGATGATTTACCATTTGCTACTAAATTAACTACTAAAGAAACGGGAATTCGCATTCCCCGAATACAAGCTTGACCTGCCATAATTTTAGGATTAAATGTGATGCGATCGAAACTCAGCATAAATTTACTCTTAAAACAGTTTTCTTTTCAATCATAATTACTTTTTTCTAAGTTAAAAGCGAAAGCTTCCTAGATATCTAGGACGTGATGTATTTAAGATTTAGCTTGGCAACATTGAGAAAATGCACCTTTAGACAGAACATTTATCACCAGTTCGATCGCAATTTAGTAAGTAGGAGACAAATAGCAAGGACAAATTCCGATGAACTCAGCAGAATCAACCTGGGAATTACCCGACTTTAACCAAATGATTGCCGACATGAGTAAAGTGGCGACAAAAGCTGGACAAGTTATGGCAGATACAGCTGTAGAAGTTGGCACTAATGTTGGTTATAGTGCTACTAAAGCCGGAAAAACTGCTTTAGAAACGGCTGGAAAACAAAGTTATGAGTTGATTGAAAAGAGTACCCAAACTGCTGGGGAAGCTGTTTCTGCTGTCTCAGATAACTGGTTGGTGAAGAACGTCAGTAGCTTTTTTAAGGTAGATTGGATCTTTGCTGGGATAGATCGAGTTGATTTAGATAAAGCAGAAGCAGCTGTGCAAAAGTTGCAAGCAGAACATCCAGAAGCATCGCCCAGAGAAATCGCTTATCAAATTATTGTGGAAAAATCTACTTATGCTGGTGGCGTTGGTTTAGTCAGCGGTATTGTACCAGGAATAATTTTGCCTTTGTTAGCGATCGATTTCGTTGCTACTTCAAGAATACAATCGGAAATGATTCTTCAAATTGCTGCCGCTTATGGTTTAGACTTACATGAACCTGCACGTCGAGGAGAAGTGTTGGCAATTTTTGGTTTGGGAATGGGTGGTAGTCGCGCCGTCAGATTAGCTTTTGGTGCTTTGCGAGGTTTGCCGATCGCCGGAGCAGTTATTGGTGCTAGTACAAACAGTGTTATGTTATACTCTTTAGGACTAGCAGCTTGTCAGTTCTACGAAACTAAGCTCGCATCAGGAAACTAATAGCAATTACTCAACTGTTTTTAGAAAAGAATAAATAAACTTAATCAATCTTCAGCCTTTAGGGTTGAGGATTGGTTATTTGCGATCGTCATCACTCTAAATAAGTGTTAATATCACAATCTCACCATGATTAAATCACAAAAACATCTCCACAAATTTTTCATAGTGGAGGCAATTATGCGTGGAGAAACTCCATCCCGGTGAGGAAGTAAATTATGAAGATTATATTAACAATAAAATGGTTATTTGAAACTATAGCTCTACAATTTCTAGCCCTAAGTTTAGGTTGGTTATTCTTAATGTATTTTCTCAACACTGGAAAGTAGTGCCACCTGAGAAAAACAAAAGCTATCCTAAGAAGCAACTCCTTTATTTAACCAACAATGATTCTTAAATCTAAACTGTCTCTGTGTCTGTTGACAGCTGTAATATGGGCTGGTGGTGGCAATTCCGTGATATTGGCTCAAACTCCTCCAGAAACTCCAGACACTACTCAACAACTCCCAGCAGCTACCACTCTTCCGGCACAGACTTACAGTAATGCTGTTTTGACCGCACAAGATTTGCCACCTGAGTTTCAAGAAATCCCACCAGAAATAGCAAAAGAAGTTCAGTCTAAATTTGAAGACCTCAGCAATCAATTAGCAAAAGCCGGAATGAAGCCGGAAAAGTTTTTTGCTTTCTTTAATCAAAAAACTTTACAAATAGTTGTTGGTTTCACAGGTTTAATCCCAAATCAGTCAGATCAAGCTAATTTTGATGCAACGCTGAAACAAATGCAGCAACCAGAATATCAGAAACAAATGATGGATAACATCAAAGAATCTCTCAACAAGTCAGATGAAGGAATCAAAATTCTGGAATATGGCATGATTCCGAGTGTAAATAATATAGCTGAAACTTCTACAGGAATGAATTTAGCAATTGACCTAAAAGGGCAAGTTTTCTACGTTGATTTAGCTACTTTCCGGCGTAGCAATGTGGGAGCTTTTACTGCTATCTTGTCTCCCAAGGATGACAAACAACCAACAAGCACAAGTTTAAGTTTATTAGATGATGTGGCTCGTAAGTTAGATAACCGCATAGTTCAAACAGCTACAGGAACAATTCCTGCTGGTGCTAATGAATCAGAAGTAACTCCTCCCAGTAATAGAGAAATACAATAAATTTCCAAATTGCTTATTAGTAGAGACGTTATATACAACGTCTCTACAATGATTCCTAATTGACACACATTTAATTTCTGGAGATTTCAGCAAGATTTGGTACTAGAAATTTCTTAATAACTACTTAATTAATCAAAGTATTTTCCAGAGTTAAAATAAAGTTATCCGAATTTGGCTAGACCAAAGATGGGATATAGTTTTACACTTTTCATAATTCTGATTTTTTTAGGGTTTTCCGGTTTAAAATTAGACCGCGAATATCAACGCGGCGTAATCTTTCGTTTAGGAAGAAGTAAAGGGGTAATGGGACCTGGAATGTACTGGGTTATACCTATAGTTGACCAAAAAGCTCAGGTTGATATTCGGACTAAAACCGTAGATATAGAACCCCAAGAAACGGTTACAGCTGATAGCGTCACAATTCGCGTCAATGCGGTGCTTTATTACCGAATTCTTGACCCGATGAAAGCCATTATTAAAGTCGAAAATTACCAAATGGCAGTTTATCAAACTGCTTTAACGACTTTAAGAAATGTGGTAGGTCAAAATATCTTAGATGATGTTTTGCAGAATCGGGATAAGATTAATACTAAGGTGCAGGAAATTGTTGATGAAATTACCGAACCTTGGGGAATTGTGATTGAACGAGTGGAAATGAAAGATGTGGAAATTCCCCCGGCAATGCAAAGGGCAATGGCGAAGGAAGCCGAAGCAATTCGAGAAAAACGCGCCCGGATAATTAAAGCGGCGGCGGAACAAGAAGCATCAATTAAATTAGCTGAAGCTTCTCAAAATATTGCCGCAAACCCTGCTGCTTTGGAATTAAGACGGTTGCAAATGCTCTCAGAAATTGGCACAGAAAATAACACGACTACAATTATTATGTTGCCTTCGGATGTAGTGCAAGCTGCAAAGAATTTGTCAGCAGTTTTGCCCAACGGACATCAACTCGAAGCAAATTCTTTGCCGCCAAAAGTAACTTTTAAAGCTGAGAAACTTGGGGAGGACGACCTTTTAAACCAGTCATAAGTTGCAGGGCAAATTTTTTAAAAGGCGTGATGTTGCGTAACATCCATAAACCGAAACGACGAATAAAAACTAATGGTAAAAACTGATTAGAAAATACTCGGTCTAGGAAATCTGTAAATCCGAGAATTACCAAATTTTCTTGTTTGCGCCAATTTTCGTAACGTTTCAGAACTTGGATGTTGCCAATATCTTCGCTTTTTTGGTGAGCAGTTTTGAGAATTTGGGCGAGGGCAGCTGCGTCACGAATTCCTAAATTCATGCCTTGTCCGGCGACGGGATGACAACCATGTGCAGCATCTCCAATTAAGGCGAGTCTGGGGAGTGTGTAGCGATCGCTCTGCATTAACTGTACCGGAAAAACGTAGCGATCGCCTAACAATTCCAACTTGCCAAACTTATTCCCCGTATAATATTCCAACTTCTGTAAAAACTCTGATTCATCTAATTCTTGCATAGCTTTCGCGTCTGCATGAGGCCAAGTCCAAACAATTTGAAACCGATTTCCCGGTAAAGGCAAAACTCCCATCGGACCACTCGGCCAAAATCTTTCGTAAGCTACATTATTGTGGGGTTTTTCTGGTTTAATTGTCGCTACTACGCAAGATTGCCAATAATGCCAACCGCGAGTTTTGATTCCCGCAGCTTGCCGAATTCGAGATTTTGCCCCATCAGCACCTACAAGTAAGCGAGTTTTAATTGTTTTTAATTCACCATTTAAGCGCAGTTGAATTTCAACCAAATCTTTTTGATAATCTGCTTTGATTACTTCGGCTGGACAGAGATAAGAAACATTCGGAGAAGTTTGCAAAAATTCCTGCAAAGCTGTTAATAAAACTCGATGTTCCGCAGCATATCCAAGTTTATCTGTTGCCAATTCTGGGGGATAAAATTGTACAATTTGGGGATGATCGGCATCAGATAATTGAATTTGTTTAAAACTCGTAATTTGGGGTTCAATTTTGTCCCAAATGCCAATTCCGTCATAAATCCGCCCCGAAAGTAAGGAAATAGCGTAGGCGCGTCCTTTGGCGACGGAGACAGATTCGACTTGTGCTTCGATTAACGCCACACTAAGTCCAGAATCTTTTAAAGCAGCGGCGAGGGTAGCACCGACAATCCCACCGCCGACGATTGCTAAGTCGTAGTCTAGTTTAATTTCAGATGTTGGGTTTACTGACATTCTTAACTGAGTTTGGCTTGTGCGATCGATCTTTCCATCTTTATTGTTATGGTTTGAGCAAATCTTTTCAACGTTCAGACTGCGATATCAATCCTATAAACTCACTTGCTTTGACAATCTCAATCTCTCCATACTTACCTAAAGCCAAAAGATGTTTGTCACCCGTAACAATATAAGCAGCACTGCCGACTACTGCACATTCCACAACCATATCATCATCAGGATCTTCTGCTACTGCCTTTAATGTTGTCGAAATTTCAACCAACCTTGAGTAACTGCGTACCTCTTCCACTGCTAGCTGCGCCATATCTTGAGAAAATTTGAACTTGAGTACCAACTTTTCGGCAAATTCATCCAAAATTTCTTGGCAAGTCACTGATTCAACTTGTCCAATTTTCGCTAATGCTAAACATCGAAATGGATTACTACTCGTAGACAATAAAGCAGAAATCAAAATATTGGTATCAAAAACCGCAACGTATCGCACTAATCCTCATGTACCACTTCGTCAATAAAAGCTTCTCGTTCTTCTTCAGTCATTGTATCCCAGTTATAACCTCGTTCTTGAGCAACAATTTTCACCTTTTCAACTCCATAGCGTGAAAGAGATTCCCACTGTCGCCACTGTTGGAGAAGAAGAAATTTAAAAACTTCAACTTGCTGTTCAATGGGTAGCTGTTTGACTAATTCAAGGACTTGCTCATTGCTCAGATTTAATGTGGGCATTTTGCATTTTTTGAAGGTTATATGAGTTACTTATAATCATAAACTGTCATTCTACGCTTTAAGGGAGTGTAGTAAAAGCACGCCAATGTTTAAGAACTGATGTCGAGACTGTAAGCTTTAAACTCGAACAGTAGATTGTTGAGGATTTATGGGAGAAGCAACGATGATGGGGTGGACCTTAGCGCAACAAACCCCTTTAGGCAGCAGTTCTGCGGTGGAAAGTCAAGCAGCAGGCACTATTCCTGAACTAGTCATTATTTCGATCGTTCTACTTTTAATAGCAACTGTGGTTGCACTTGTAACCCAGCGATTGCGAATTCCTTATGTTACGGGTTTGGTGCTAGCAGGTTTACCCATTACAGATGTATTATCGCGTCAAGTTGGTTTAGACCCTTCTTTAGTGTTAAATCTTTTTCTCCCGATTCTGATTTTTGAAGCGGCAATTAATACTGATATTAGCCGTCTACGGAGCACTTTTAAACCGATCGCACTTTTAGCAGGCCCAGGTTCTATTTTTTCTTCAGCAATTATTGCCATAATAGTTAAATTTGGGCTAGGGCTAGATTGGATTCCCGCTGCGTTAATTGGAATCATTCTGGCAAATACAGATACAGTTTCGATGATTGCAGTTTTTAAAGAAATCCGCGTACCTTCCCGATTGTCCACAATTGTAGAAGGTGAAACTTTATTCAACGATGCAGCAGCCTTAGTTACCTTTAACTTAATACTAGTTATTTATGCCACAGGTTCTCTAACCTTCGCGCAAGGAGTCAAGGAACTGCTGGTAGTCGCTTTGGGTGGGGCAGTTGTGGGCGCTATTTTAGGCTATTTGAGTTTGCCGATATTTGTGCGATTGAACGATCCGTTGGGTAGCTTGTTACTGACAGTTGCTTTAGCGTTAGGCACATTCCAGATTGGGCAATTTTTGGGCGTTTCGGGTGCGGTAGCAGTGGTAATTGCCGGATTAATTTTTGGTAATTTGGGATTGCCTCGCAGTTCTTCTGCTTCCGATCGCATTACTCTGTTAAGTTTTTGGGAGTATGCTGGGTTTACTGTCAATACGTTTATTTTTCTGCTGATTGGGATTGAGATTAACCCGCTGACATTGTGGAGAATTTTACCAGCAATTTTACTTGTAATTGTGGCGTATCAATTAGGAAGAATTCTTTCAGTTTATTTATTATTAAACGGATTGCGCTGGTTCGATCGCCCTATTCCCTTACGTTGGCAGCACGTTCTATTTCTGGGAAACATTAAAGGCTCTTTGTCAATGGCATTAGCGTTAAGTATTCCGCTATCTTTACCCGGACGAGATAACATTATTGAACTGGTTTTTGGCGCGGTTCTCTTCTCTTTAGTTGGACAAGGATTAAGTTTGCCTTGGCTAGTCAAACGACTAAAAATTAGCCGAGTTTCGGATGTCATGGAAAAAGCTGGAAAGTTGCAAATTCAGTTGATTGCTGCTAAAGCGGCTCAAGATGAACTCGATAGTTTACTCAAATCAGGTGTGTTGCCCAAGGCAGTTTATGAGGAACTTTGGGCATCTTATCAAGCACGAGTAGCAGAATCGGAGAGAGTGTTGCGCGATTTTTATAATCAATATCGCGCAAATCAATTAAAAAGCGATCGCAGAGGTCTAGATACAATTCGACGGCGACTATTTCTCGCTGAAAAAGGTGCAGTTAGCGATGCCCTTCGCAAGCGAATTGTCCCCGAAGATTTGGTACAACCTTACATTAAAGATTTGGATGAGAAACTTCTAGGGTTGGAAGATGACTAGCTTGAATCCCAAGGTAATCAATCATTTGGTGAACTGACTCAGGGCGGGTGACAACTAAGATGGTTGAGCCAGCTTCCAGAATAGTATTACCATTGGGAATCTCTAAATTGGCGTGGGTATGAGATTGGTAGCCAATGATCAGCGAACCTTTGGGAAAGCCGGAGTCTTGAGCAATGTGCGCTACAGAGCGCCCTGCCACGAAGCAATCGCCAGGAACGGGTAGTTTCAGCACTTCTACCTGTCCTTGTTCAAAGTGCATCATTGACTCGATTTGGGGATATTCGATCGCATTTACCATTGTTGCCACTGCTAAATCCACCGTGCTGATGATGTGACTCGCTCCAGCAAGACGATAAGCTTCGAGAAATTCTCGATCGCCCATTCGCACTACAATATGGGAAATGCCGTAACTTCTAGATAAAGTAATCAGCGCCAGATTCAGCGCATCATCTCTCAAAGCCGCAACAACTGCGCTGGCTTGTCTAATCCCCGCTTCCAGAAGAACTGTAGTGCTAACGGCGCTACCCTCAAATGCCATCACACCGATTTTTTCCCGCGCAAAGCGACAAGCTAGCGGATCTACATCGATGATGGCAACTGTATGACCGAGTTTTAATAACTGCTGGGCTAACCCCAGTCCCATCATTCCTGCGCCACCAATTAAAACGTACATAAGTAATTGCTACCAATTTTTTAGGTTTTTGAGTAATAATTGTGCTAGTTTTTGGCGATCGTCATCAACATAACTCAAACAATAATTAAGCAATTTCAAATTCACTTCTGCATTATATAAAAAACATACCCATAATAATCAGAATAGTTTCTATAAAGTTCTATTTCTCTTTGTTCTTCATCTAAGACGGCATTAGCCTCTTCATTTCCCTGATATTTTTGGCGAAAACTATTTATTCTATGCCATATCTCCGGGGCCTTCTCTTGGTAAATCGCTATGTAATTCAAAGAAAATATTCATAGTTTCTTTCTGCTAGAAAGGGAGAATTATAGTTGAATTTTTAGTTATGATATCTCTTTTAGGGAAAAATTTGGGGAATAGCGATCGCCAAAACTCCCTGCAATCCCAAATAAAAAAAACGCCGCCTGGGGGCAGCGGGGTGAAGTACAAATAATTCGGAGACAGAACTTTTCTTAGGAGTTATTTAGCAAGTCCACACATTAAGGGAAATGCAAATATCGCAGCGCAATCATTCAACTTGTGGGATGTCTTTCTTTGATGGCGCTTTTGATATTGTTAGTATCTAACAATGAGATGACGTAGCTTTGTCAAAGTTATGGCGTTGTTGTGACAGTATTTATAAATGATGTTTTATACTGCACTATCCACACCCTCAGAAGTTGTAGGGGCGGGTTTAGATGATAATCTTTGATTACCACAAATAAGCGCACAAAAAAACCCGCCCTTACTATTTGCCGACAGAAACGGAAACAGTTAAGCGATACTTAGGGAGACTAAATCATCTGCCATTTCAAAGTTAGTGGTGACGTTTTGTACGTCGTCTAATCCTTCTAAAAAGTCCATCATTTTTAGGAGCGATCGCGCTTGGTCTTTATCAACCACTTCTACGTTATTATTAGGTATCCAGCGCCATTCTGCTTCGGTAACGTTAAAACCTTTCTCTTTCAAAAATTGGTTGAGATTTTCTAAATTTGTCACTTCGGTAAATACTTCTGCGCCTGTTTCTTCTGCTTCCTCGTCTTCTATCAACTCGTAAGACTCTGCACCACCTTCTAAGGAAGCTTCTAACAGTTCGTCTTCATCTATTGCGCCGCTAATAATACAAACGCCTTTTTGTTCAAACATCCAAGAAACACAGCCTGTTTCCCCCAAGTTTCCGCCATATTTGCTGAAAGCGAGGCGCAAATCTGCGGCGGTGCGGTTACGATTATCGGTGAGGGCTTCCACGAGTACGGCGACTCCACCAGCGCCATAACCTTCGTAACGGATAGTTTCGAGGCTGTCACCTGCGTCTAGTTTACCAGCACCTTTGGCGATCGCTCTTTCAATATTATCGTTGGGAATTCCTGCTGCTTTCGCTTTTTCAATGGCAGTACGAAGTTGAAAATTTCCCGCCGGGTCTGGAATACCATTGCGTGCTGCCACAATAATAGCACGAGATAGTTGAGTGAAGGTTTTACCCTTTTTTGCATCAACTCTCTCTTTCTGACGTTTAATATTTGCCCACTTACTATGTCCTGCCATAGCCCTTTCTCACTCAACTAACCTTACATTAGGATAAACAAAAATACTAGCAAATTGAGAAGGCAGAGGGCAGAAGGCAGAAGGCAGAAGGCAGAAGACAGAAGGGAAAGAAAGGTTTTGAATATTTTTCAACTCGTCAATTATTTTAGCATTGTTGCTTTGGGTTATTTACCACCTGTGAAGGTGACACTTTGAATAAAGTAGCGATTGAAAAAGGCGTAAATAGCTAGTGCGGGTAAAGTTAAGACCATTGAAGCTGCCATAATATAATTCCAATAACTGATATATTCACCTTTAAAAGTGTTCAATCCCAAAGGTAGGGTAAACATTTCTTTGTCGGACAAAATCAACAAAGGTGTGAGAAAGTTATTCCAAGCACCCATAAAGATAAAGATTGCTTGGGCGGCTAAAGCTGGTTTTGCTAAAGGAAGAACAATTTGCAGAAAGGTTTCCCAACGATTTAAACCATCCATTGCGGCGGCTTCTTCTAATTCTTTGGGGAAGTTAACAAAGAATTGCCGCATCATAAATATAAACGTAGCATTTACGGCTGTTGGTACAATCAATCCTTGGTAAGAGTTCAGCCAACCGAGGTTTTTTAAGATTAAGTAACTGGGAATTAAGGTAATTTGTCCGGGAATCATTAATACTGCCAAAATCAGGAAAAAGAATAGTCGATTTCCGGGAAAACGAATTCTGGCTAAAGCGTAACCTGCCATTGAATTAAACAGAAGATTTAAGAGGGTGACGCAAACAGCAACGATGACGCTATTAAACAACCATCTACCAAATAAAGGTTCTTGGGTAAAGATGTTTTGGTAGTTTTCTAATGTGAAATTTTCCGGGATAAAGTTGATGTTTCCAGAGGAGATTTCGGGGAGGGTTTTGAAGGATGCAGAGAGTGCCCAAGCGAAGGGAATAAAAGTTGCGATCGCATAACCAATCAAAATTAAGTATAACAGCAATTTCACCCAAGGTAACTTTTGCATAACTCCCCCTTTATTAGTGCAACTTCTCTTCTTTAAAAATCGTCCTTTGCAACACCGTTACCAACATAATCACCGCCGCCAACATTAACGCCAAAGCTGCGGCATAACCCATATCTAAACTCTTAAAAGCATACTGATAAATCAGCAAAACTACTGTTAAAGTTGAGTTATTTGGCCCCCCGGAACCAGCCGAAAAGATATAGGATTGATCGAATAATTGAAAAGTGCCAATAATCCCGATAACGACGATAAAAAAGGTAACAGGTTTCAAGAATGGCAGAGTAATATTAAAAAACTGGTCTAAAGCACTTGCACCATCAATTTTTGCCGCTTCATAAAGACTTTTAGGAATATCTTGTAAAGCTGCCAAATAGACGATCATATAAAGTGGTGCAGTAGACCAAATATTCATAATCATAATTGATTTTAGCGCCACCGATGGATCGCCAATCCAATTATAATTCGGCAACCCCAAACCAGCCAAAATATTATTTAATAACCCGTTTGAGTTATAAATCCACATAAAAATCAAAGTCAAAACTGCCGAAGCCGTAACCGTTGGCAGAAAAAAGATAACTCTAAACCAATGCTTTCCCTTAATACTAGAATTGAGAATTAAAGCCAACCCCAAAGCCAAAATAGTCTGAATTGGCACTACAATTACAACATACTCAAAAGTATTCTGCAAAG
Protein-coding sequences here:
- a CDS encoding potassium channel family protein translates to MYVLIGGAGMMGLGLAQQLLKLGHTVAIIDVDPLACRFAREKIGVMAFEGSAVSTTVLLEAGIRQASAVVAALRDDALNLALITLSRSYGISHIVVRMGDREFLEAYRLAGASHIISTVDLAVATMVNAIEYPQIESMMHFEQGQVEVLKLPVPGDCFVAGRSVAHIAQDSGFPKGSLIIGYQSHTHANLEIPNGNTILEAGSTILVVTRPESVHQMIDYLGIQASHLPTLEVSHPNL
- a CDS encoding CAAD domain-containing protein, encoding METKEPQEQKTPTVEVTVDQGGPIITNTPGSTSASQVQEYWDIFVSYLAKLPDYLGDFFSTYQKPLITVGLIVGAFVTVKVTLAVLDALDDIPLLSPFFELVGIGYSGWFVYRYLLRASNRKELADEINGLKNQVVGGNKTPKL
- a CDS encoding DUF5615 family PIN-like protein, with amino-acid sequence MKFLADMGISLRTVAWLRSTGYDIVHLRDEGLQRLPDDEILIKARAEGRILLTVDLDFAELLAVSGEVLPSVILFRLGNENYQAINERLAEVLSQCQEDLEAGAIISVSNQRYRVKRLPI
- a CDS encoding YebC/PmpR family DNA-binding transcriptional regulator; translation: MAGHSKWANIKRQKERVDAKKGKTFTQLSRAIIVAARNGIPDPAGNFQLRTAIEKAKAAGIPNDNIERAIAKGAGKLDAGDSLETIRYEGYGAGGVAVLVEALTDNRNRTAADLRLAFSKYGGNLGETGCVSWMFEQKGVCIISGAIDEDELLEASLEGGAESYELIEDEEAEETGAEVFTEVTNLENLNQFLKEKGFNVTEAEWRWIPNNNVEVVDKDQARSLLKMMDFLEGLDDVQNVTTNFEMADDLVSLSIA
- a CDS encoding carbohydrate ABC transporter permease, with the translated sequence MQKLPWVKLLLYLILIGYAIATFIPFAWALSASFKTLPEISSGNINFIPENFTLENYQNIFTQEPLFGRWLFNSVIVAVCVTLLNLLFNSMAGYALARIRFPGNRLFFFLILAVLMIPGQITLIPSYLILKNLGWLNSYQGLIVPTAVNATFIFMMRQFFVNFPKELEEAAAMDGLNRWETFLQIVLPLAKPALAAQAIFIFMGAWNNFLTPLLILSDKEMFTLPLGLNTFKGEYISYWNYIMAASMVLTLPALAIYAFFNRYFIQSVTFTGGK
- a CDS encoding putative toxin-antitoxin system toxin component, PIN family codes for the protein MRYVAVFDTNILISALLSTSSNPFRCLALAKIGQVESVTCQEILDEFAEKLVLKFKFSQDMAQLAVEEVRSYSRLVEISTTLKAVAEDPDDDMVVECAVVGSAAYIVTGDKHLLALGKYGEIEIVKASEFIGLISQSER
- the folK gene encoding 2-amino-4-hydroxy-6-hydroxymethyldihydropteridine diphosphokinase, yielding MIIRLGNFDFMGKSGQSAIALGSNLGDSRAILESSLKILDQTPGISLLAQSSFYRTAPVGPPQPDYLNGCALLKLEMSPQELLETLLAIEAKFGRVRQERWGPRILDLDLILFDNLILETPNLTLPHPYFRERAFVLVPLAEIAPNWIDPISGKAIAQLVQEVDCSGVTKIEN
- a CDS encoding DUF433 domain-containing protein, whose protein sequence is MLSFDRITFNPKIMAGQACIRGMRIPVSLVVNLVANGKSSEEILEEYPDLEPEDIRQSLLYAAWLTQERVYTFTTAEKV
- a CDS encoding FAD-dependent hydroxylase; its protein translation is MSVNPTSEIKLDYDLAIVGGGIVGATLAAALKDSGLSVALIEAQVESVSVAKGRAYAISLLSGRIYDGIGIWDKIEPQITSFKQIQLSDADHPQIVQFYPPELATDKLGYAAEHRVLLTALQEFLQTSPNVSYLCPAEVIKADYQKDLVEIQLRLNGELKTIKTRLLVGADGAKSRIRQAAGIKTRGWHYWQSCVVATIKPEKPHNNVAYERFWPSGPMGVLPLPGNRFQIVWTWPHADAKAMQELDESEFLQKLEYYTGNKFGKLELLGDRYVFPVQLMQSDRYTLPRLALIGDAAHGCHPVAGQGMNLGIRDAAALAQILKTAHQKSEDIGNIQVLKRYENWRKQENLVILGFTDFLDRVFSNQFLPLVFIRRFGLWMLRNITPFKKFALQLMTGLKGRPPQVSQL
- a CDS encoding carbohydrate ABC transporter permease encodes the protein MRRVWQRGRFREGLAGFSFMAPTMIVMGVFTILPIAYAVFLSFHKVRVLGEFNLRFIGGRNFWRMLADERVWIALQNTFEYVVIVVPIQTILALGLALILNSSIKGKHWFRVIFFLPTVTASAVLTLIFMWIYNSNGLLNNILAGLGLPNYNWIGDPSVALKSIMIMNIWSTAPLYMIVYLAALQDIPKSLYEAAKIDGASALDQFFNITLPFLKPVTFFIVVIGIIGTFQLFDQSYIFSAGSGGPNNSTLTVVLLIYQYAFKSLDMGYAAALALMLAAVIMLVTVLQRTIFKEEKLH